The segment ATGGTGTTTTGTTGCCTCCTAGATCTTGGTGAGTTTTCTGTGGTTAAATGATGCTTTTAAGTTCTGTATCAACACAAATTCTCTTCGTTGGTTTCTCAAAAACAGTATTTTCTTCCTCTAGTGTGTCACTACAGTCCcttttggcttttgtttcttcctcatGGAATAAATGTGGGTGTTCAATGCGTCCCCTACGTACAAAATGCTGGATCCGGGATTCTAATCCTTGGCATTTAGGACGATCCATTAGGGGCTTATAAGTGCGCATTTTCACTCCTTCTACAAAGGCACTGGTCTGCTTTGTGACAGAGGGCTTAACATTTCTCCATTCTATCATTCCATCCATCTTTGGTCCTGTAATATATGCAGTCAAGCATTACAGTGGATACTTTACCACAACAGAGTCATGTCCAATCTCTCTGTGAATCTCCCTCCCCCACAACCCTGTATAACTTTGGTTCTCATCATACCTGTTCCACAGGGTAGTGCAACAGAGTCCAGGCCTTGTAGCATACTATACAACATCTGAGTTTTCACAGCATGATTAGCCCATAGTTGCTGAAggtgggtaacattgaattcctGAACTTCCAGGTCATAGATCCACTTAATATTTTCAAACTTACAGTCATATAAGACTAGAGGAAATTCCACAGCCATACTAGAGAAGAAATAGTATGAGAATACACAGCAGCCATCCAACAGTTCTTAAAAAACAGGATTAGCTGGGTTAAAAGGAGGGGGAAAATTTTGTCAATATTGAGTATCTAATAGTTGAGAAAATATGACACCATCCCTCATGTTGaagtttataattaaaaaaagaaaaacgcaGAAAACCATGGCTTGATCTACATTAGAGTCAATTTCAATTGTAACAAGTCACCTAGAAGTGAGTTGACTTGGCCCCACCATAATGCTGTAAAACTATTTAAGGGGCCTGGTCCAGATACCTGCTACTTACTAAAGGGATAGAACAAtgacagaagaaaattaaaagataatcacTGTTAGATGTTCATAACGTTCTACAAGTTAGAGTAAAAGCCTCATGAAGGGAGAATCAGAAACCTAGTTTTTTAGACAATGGTGGGGaaaggaagaatattttaaaatatattctaatatatcTACAGGCAATAGctgttttttgggggtggggggcagtctgGGTTTGTGTTTTTAACTTACCTATATTGAGGCTTCTGGGGATTTTTCTCTATGTTCAACAGTTCATCAATAACCTCTGGCTTCTCCATTCCTTGGCCAATCAGAAAAAGAACAGCCATCATACAGCGGACTTGATGATAAAGGAACGCCTGGCCAGTCACTTCAAACTGGCATAACTGAAAGGGTTCTTGCCAGCCCTCCTCTCCCAGGTTCTGGCCCACTCGCTGTACTTGAGCAGACAAGATAGTCCTCTGAAAATTAATCACCCCATTGGCTACATCCATTTTACATAAGTTCCTAAAATCATGTGTGCCAACATACTTCTGAGCTGCATAGTTCATGGTTACAATGTCTAAGTTAGCACGAGGGAAAAAATAGCGGTAGGTCCGCTCAAGACAGCTGAACCTAGCACTGAAGCTAGTTTCTACGGGAGCCCAGGCCAGCACACGGATGTCTGGAGGGAGTACCCGATTGAGAATGTGGGTATAACGGATCTCTGTAGCCACATCATTGACTtcgttttttaaattaaaatgctcAGAATCCCTGCCCTTTGGAATGTGAGAACGTAGGTCAAGAGAAATCACCTGTGGAATTAAGAGAAAGATACTTAGAGACACAAGTAATCTGAATCTTCAGTATGTACACCTAGAATATATTACTGTTGCTTGCTTTGCGAAACAGTATAATGGCCCTTACCTGTCCAAAGGCACTGACTCCTTTGTCTGTTCGCCCACACCGGTGATAGTTGGATGTCTGCCTGTTTTCTACCAGTCGAGTCTTGGTTAGAGCCTCAAACAGTTTCTCTTCAATTGTATTGCTTGTGTTTTCCTGACTGGCAAAGCCCTGATATCCCCAGCCCAGGTAGGCGATCTTTAGAGCTACATGTCTTTGACCGTGAGCACTGAAATCAAAGGCACGCTTAGGTTTTCCCCCAGCTCCTGAAGAATTCTCTCTAATGTTTGAGTCCTTATTGTTGGCCTGTTCTTTTTTAAGTCGTTTTACCTCCTGCTCCAGTTCCTGTACTCTTTTTAGGAGTTTCTCAGTCTGGATTCTGTCTACGTCATTTTCAGCCATGATATGACAACTTCAGGAATAAATACAAAGAGATCCACCCTATCTGAAAAGAGAGTAAGAGAGAAAATTTTAGTGCTGATTGCCTTGGTGATGTCGGTATCATTCCATTATGTTCAAACAGTATCTAAGATTTAATTTGAGGCCTAAGGGATATATAGATGTTTGATTCTGCCCAGGGAtacaagcattggagaaggcaacggcaccccactccagtactcttgcctagaaaatcccatggacagaggagcctggtaggctgcagtccatggggttgctaagggttggacctgactgagcgacttcactctcacttgtcactttcatgcattggagaaggaaatggcaacgcactccagtgttcttgcttggagaatcccagggacggggaagcctggtgggctgccgtctatggggtcacacagagtcggacacgactgaagcgacttagcagtagcagtagcagggaTACAAGCATTAGCTTCATTATTATGGGTCAATAATCTAGAtattattcttttccatcatgtctGGTCAATTCATAGTGGAAAAGGAAGgtagcatcaaaaaaaaaaaaaatccagctagCATTGTTAAGATTTAGTCAGGATTTACGGGAAATGTAGATTTCATTTCTCTATTCTTCATGAGCTGAGATGGTGGAAgactgatgttattgatatttttcccctaAAACACTTCCTTTTGACTTCTCATTTATATTTGTGCTATCTTCCAATCATAAAATCTTCTTATATGGAGTATTTATGTCTACTCCAAGTTTCTGTTGCTTTCTAATACTGCAGATAAAATTAGTGCTTGTGGTGGGTGGTGTGTTCTGTCATCTAAAACAGTTCTGTCTTAAAGGTGGTGCAATAGAAGCTGGCCCAGTGGAAGAAACTTGTCAGGGATTGTACTTCATATTGGAAGTagaatctggaatcaagattttcccCCTTTAAGCAGCTCTGATGGCACAAAGAAGGTAATTAAGCATTAAGATCTTTTAAAGTCAAATTTAATGCATGTTCTGATAAGAGATTTCTGTACCTCTAGTAGTTAAAATTGTCATGCTGGAAAATAATGTCACTCTGGATAATATAATTTAGATATCAGTGTTGAAATTCTTGACGTATTGCAATAATTTGAGGACAACTATAACTACATCTATAAACTGGGACAGTACTAGACAATCTTTGACTGATGGTTACTTTAAGTCTAGGTAACTCAATTTACTTTTTTGCTCTTTGAGTTTCTATATCTATGATAGATtacaaatttaaatgtaaaaaatgaaattatattaggATAAAACATGACATAACCTTCTTACAATCTTGAAGTAGGAAAGGCATAAGTGAGGCGCTGCAGAAACCCAAAAAATGCGACCACCTAAGAATATGTTTCTAACAGCAAAAAGTCAGAAGTTAAATAACAAACTAGGAAGAAAAATGTAATGATGGTATGTATTTCATACATAATCAGCTTTAATATAAAGATCAATAAGGAAAAAACCAACAACCTGAGAGGTAAAGGGAAACATGCATATTTcatacagagggaaaaaaaatcttataaatgtatgaaaagatgctcaaatttACTCAGTTTAAATCAATGCCAGTATATAGGAGGACTGTTTTCTTTATCAAACTGACTGCAAAGAGGAGAGCGTTTGATAGTATACCAAGttgaagagaggagaggaatgaGAAACAAGCTctggaatacacacacactcagtacTTCTTTAGAGGGAATCGGGCAACAGCTATCAAAATTGAGTGCACACATGCCTTTGACCCACCTATTACATTTCTAGAAATTGAATGTACATATATGCTTAAACAAGTATGTAAAATTTACAAGATATTTGTTATAAGACtcgtttttaaaaacaaaaataaaatcactaaatTAAATCATTCAGGAAGAGGttgaataaattatggtacatccaTACCTTGGAATTCCATGTACCTTTAAACAATGAAGTCAGTCTATTACTTCTGACACTGACACAGCTGGATCACTAAGACTGTTTACGATTCGAAATAGTTTCTTTATGGTATAAAAATGTGCATATGAATATGGaaaattattggagaaatgaTAAGCTGCCTTTGACAGTGAAACTTGCtttgggtgggggggtggggagtccTTGCTTTAaactacatgtatatgtattagtTTTTCAGCTTAAGAAAAGTATCAGAGATACAGGAAATAGTGGGCAGTAGATACCTATTCTAGATCCAGTCAGGAAACTGGCATTGGGTGTTTGGTTTGGGTACTTAAAGTACTTAAGCATAAGGAGTGTATGCATGTGATGGTCTTTTGGATTAAATCACTCTCGCAGTTAAAAGCATGGACTCTGAATCCAGACTGCCTGAGTTAGAATTCCAGCTCAACCACTTACTAGCGCTGTAACCTTGGGCTATTTAATCTGTCCATGCCTTAGGCTACTCATCTGTGAAAaggagcctttgactgtgtggatcacaataaactgtggaaaattctgaaagagatgggaataccagaccacctgacctgcctcttgagaacctatatgcaggtcatgaaacaacagttagaactggacatggaacaacagactggttccaagtaggaaaaggagtacatcaaggctgtatattctcaccctgcttatttaacttatatgcagagtacgctGGGctctgagaaacactgggctagaagaagcacaagctggaatcaagattgccgggagaaatatcaataacctcagatatgcagatgacactacccttatggcagaaagtgaagaggaactaaaaagcctcttgatgaaagtgaaagaggacagtgaaaaagttggcttaaagctcaacattcagaaaactaagatcatggcatctggtcccatcacttgatggggaaatagatgtggaaacagtgtcagactttatttttctgggctccaaaatcactgcagatggtgactgcagccatgaaattaaaagatgcttactccttggaagaaaagttatgaccaacctagatagcatattcaaaagcagagacattactttgccaacaaaggtccgtctagtcaaggctgtggtttttccagtagtcatgtatggatgtgagagttggactgtgaagaaagctgagcaccaaagaattgatgcttttgaactgtggtgttggagaagactcttgagagtcccatgaactgcaaggagatcaaaccagttaatcctaaagggaaccagtccttaatattctttggaaggattgatgctgaa is part of the Bos javanicus breed banteng chromosome 29, ARS-OSU_banteng_1.0, whole genome shotgun sequence genome and harbors:
- the PUS3 gene encoding tRNA pseudouridine(38/39) synthase, producing the protein MAENDVDRIQTEKLLKRVQELEQEVKRLKKEQANNKDSNIRENSSGAGGKPKRAFDFSAHGQRHVALKIAYLGWGYQGFASQENTSNTIEEKLFEALTKTRLVENRQTSNYHRCGRTDKGVSAFGQVISLDLRSHIPKGRDSEHFNLKNEVNDVATEIRYTHILNRVLPPDIRVLAWAPVETSFSARFSCLERTYRYFFPRANLDIVTMNYAAQKYVGTHDFRNLCKMDVANGVINFQRTILSAQVQRVGQNLGEEGWQEPFQLCQFEVTGQAFLYHQVRCMMAVLFLIGQGMEKPEVIDELLNIEKNPQKPQYSMAVEFPLVLYDCKFENIKWIYDLEVQEFNVTHLQQLWANHAVKTQMLYSMLQGLDSVALPCGTGPKMDGMIEWRNVKPSVTKQTSAFVEGVKMRTYKPLMDRPKCQGLESRIQHFVRRGRIEHPHLFHEEETKAKRDCSDTLEEENTVFEKPTKRICVDTELKSII